A DNA window from Acyrthosiphon pisum isolate AL4f unplaced genomic scaffold, pea_aphid_22Mar2018_4r6ur Scaffold_21548;HRSCAF=24219, whole genome shotgun sequence contains the following coding sequences:
- the LOC107882929 gene encoding uncharacterized protein LOC107882929, whose protein sequence is MVQCAICDVSLPSEKLRKEHEVDEHSSLLESVRKHVDNVSTPGNTDCNEQFELFNSLGLCPTSKYKTTIVHELAKRTNLVKSFETLGPKIIGSFKCNYCPYETKLVFAVWAHMTSKHKYLKCEAEKKMYCLYCFLCHRRLNKRTNMLRHLDACINKLSELPITSSITDNPPRRVICEICDEGFDSLIELEKHTWGHAKK, encoded by the exons ATGGTTCAATGTGCAATTTGTGATGTGTCTCTCCCAAGTGAAAAGTTACGCAAAGAACATGAAGTTGATGAGCATTCCTCGCTGCTTGAGTCTGTACGTAAACATGTGGATAATGTTTCTACTCCAGGAAATACGGATTGTAATGAACAGTTCGAACTATTTAATTCTTTGGGACTTTGCccaacatcaaaatataaaacaacaattgtCCATGAATTGGCCAAAAGAACAAATTTGGTGAAATCATTTGAGACTTTAGGACCTAAGATTATTGGCTCCTTTAAGTGTAATTATTGCCC gtATGAAACTAAACTTGTATTTGCTGTGTGGGCTCACATGACCTCCAAacataaatatctaaaatgtgAAGCTGAAAAAAAGATGTATTGCTTATATTGCTTTTTGTGCCATCGCAGATTAAATAAACGTACAAATATGCTCAGACATTTGGACGCTTGTATAAATAAACTAAGTGAATTACCAATTACCTCGTCAATTACCGATAACCCTCCTAGACGAGTTATATGTGAAATTTGCGATGAAGGTTTTGATTCGTTGATAGAACTTGAAAAACATACTTGGGGACATGCAAAAAAGTAA
- the LOC100165678 gene encoding kelch-like protein 2, whose translation MENATLIPESRRCEPAKYEYKKTSYSELFEVLQSLRKCEIFCDIKLETEDKKIIFAHKVVLASASPFFHAMFTNFAEKNHDLVVMREIDSTALQLLVNFIYSGAIVVTEENVQVLLPAANLLQLQEVKDACCDFLETQLCSTNCIGIKEIADLHSCTKLLTNSELYIQQHFSEVADSEEFLSLSYEQVVKLISSDELIVPSEKKVYESVIRWVKHELGLRKTIFPQLMEQIRLPLISKHYILKKVVEEPLIKNCFKCKDYIIEALHFHILNSEELIPQNIRNRPRNIHGDKVIFVVGGCENELIGSTEWYDPKMDRWHYGPEVITSRRIRACLATVKNNLVFAVGGTLDDCSSLQSVDVIDLSSESPCWKPTYEMIQEREYFGVGVINDYLYAVGGYSDNYYFNSTEVFDYNIQEWRMVSSMATRRSGLGVGVLNNLLYAVGGYNRSSRQGLNTVECYDPSFDTWKWVAEMFVRRKYVGVGVLDGVLYAVGGQDGSKTLRSVESYRPSVGVWTSIADMHLPRRDAGVVALNGLLYVVGGKNGTSSLSSVECYSPYTNTWTMMKVPMNVARASAGVVAINKPRLFNTC comes from the exons ATGGAAAACGCAACGCTAATACCAGAATCCAGAAGATGTGAACCAGCTAAATACGAGTATAAAAAAACATCTTATTCTGagttatttgaagtattacaATCCTTACGCAA atgcGAGATTTTTTGTGATATTAAACTTGAAAcggaagataaaaaaataatattcgcaCACAAAGTGGTTTTAGCATCGGCTAGTCCATTTTTCCATGCAATGTTCACAAATTTTGCAGAAAAAAATCATGATCTTGTTGTTATGAGAGAGATTGATTCAACCGCTTTACAGCTattagtaaattttatttattcgggGGCTATCGTGGTCACTGAAGAAAACGttcag GTTTTGCTACCAGCGGCAAATCTGTTACAGTTACAAGAAGTAAAAGATGCATGTTGTGATTTTTTAGAGACACAACTCTGCTCTACAAATTGTATCGGTATAAAAGAAATAGCTGATTTACATAGCTGTACGAAATTGTTAACAAATTcagaattatatattcaacaaCACTTTTC AGAAGTAGCTGATAGTGAAGAATTTCTATCCTTATCATACGAACAAGTAGTCAAGTTGATCTCTAGTGATGAACTTATAGTTCCATCTGAAAAAAAA GTATATGAATCTGTTATTCGATGGGTCAAACATGAATTGGGtttaagaaaaactatttttccCCAATTAATGGAACAAATACGTTTACcattaatatcaaaacattacattttaaaaaaagtagttGAGGAACCTCTTATtaagaattgttttaaat gtaaAGATTACATAATTgaagcattacattttcatatactCAATTCAGAAGAGCTTATTCCACAAAACATCCGGAATAGACCTAGGAATATACATGGAGATAAA gttatttttgttgttggtgGATGTGAAAATGAATTAATTGGGAGTACAGAATGGTACGACCCAAAAATGGACCGATGGCATTATGGACCAGAAGTGATTACAAGCCGTAGAATAAGAGCTTGTCTAGcaacagtgaaaaataatttagtgtttgcCGTGGGTGGTACTTTGGATGATTGTTCATCTCTTCAATCTGTTGATGTGATAGATTTATCATCAGAATCACCGTGTTGGAAACCAACTTATGAGATGATACAAGAACGAGAGTATTTTGGAGTTGgtgtgataaatgattatctATATGCC gtTGGCGGATatagtgataattattattttaatagtacagAAGTTTTCGACTACAATATTCAAGAATGGCGGATGGTATCTAGTATGGCTACTAGAAGATCTGGTTTAGGGGTTGGAGTACTGAATAATCTTTTATACGcg gtAGGTGGATATAATCGCTCTTCAAGGCAGGGTTTAAACACTGTTGAATGTTATGATCCCAGTTTTGATACATGGAAATGGGTTGCAGAAATGTTTGTACGCCGCAAATACGTGGGAGTAGGTGTATTGGATGGTGTACTGTATGCTGTGGGTGGTCAGGATGGATCAAAAACACTGAGAAGTGTTGAATCATACAGACCAAGTGTAGGAGTTTGGACTTCTATTGCAGATATGCATTTGCCTCGAAGAGATGCAG gaGTAGTTGCATTAAACGGTTTATTGTATGTTGTCGGTGGCAAAAACGGAACTTCTAGTTTGAGTTCTGTTGAATGTTACAGCCCATATACCAACACTTGGACTATGATGAAAGTGCCAATGAATGTTGCACGGGCTTCAGCAGGAGTAGTAGCCATTAATAAGCCACGACTTTTTAATACTTGTTAg